In a single window of the Neodiprion virginianus isolate iyNeoVirg1 chromosome 1, iyNeoVirg1.1, whole genome shotgun sequence genome:
- the LOC124310162 gene encoding uncharacterized protein LOC124310162 isoform X3, whose amino-acid sequence MMLVLLLCVIMKIAEFSVGRSELAPSKSVRPVRSASPSGNKRKRRHRPYNRKLSEKCDCILQKCGSRDAAMDEPHTPGSDCNSNPSMDPSSQDLITSEFVHDNMDYQWFADCGYRDTGLHVHSSVLSSLSASYTCDDLRYDAECRYLDANFAEIDMESFRTADIHSLLTLPVICTDPVQHSEGEDSACSTTDTMSICKSSLLFSPVKETPVLPPGGSYSVDSLDCEDVLLTCQAHNKINYTIAFEGSMTMYSDGSQDFENQEKQNIRQIPDFYYDKKLNLKNMFGLSMAKSDSKVYTTWSNLKHSPANNVMTRHPSGNNNTMPNFLQANGQLNLNLNKKSQSLPDLTQTRELSRYPLNFSVDSAESNNHVGNLQSSGSIISRSINEDSSESTDHISTKKKLQNLSLVKRFMKQKSMSAEGMSMTLDQSGSASDSGWPTSNSESGSGSGTRTQIHQHNINNTCNNLTLENDFSINWVKSDYYNNKGTEHTFAGEDFDNIIRKQSPLLEEFEGELQSSASIEELSESISKIESMDGSRCEKHENSFLEDTVTQSNTEQINSSSKNSPLSKTTGTQVFTQVEDNSVQTSLIYLTKDKNYPSICETTIEKRPAYIVYPNYTLPDLSFLQLGQGKFDKVALRPQCFDRDRSRWRKYNKSNRPFSCNDLDAMKQRGFSHIKDWESLTFLLPAEYKRILHDVPEASKHVKLAEETKKPLFCLSPQMRHRARIIDEATPDNISSASSIGTQPSSGYRGSSTILTDSLINQQGVPNNSNPLYLYRYDSASSEASLTSQDTKQYRPSCKPKINAPTLPKRSISLPHGDRETRCNTKAPPRPPLPRGILRKDKLTNNKRYSMFEMGGVKEVENQQVTPETNKRMSLQEPYYLNNDHQSQQIRRLIDSEKDVDEVEERLYYAERLKESENCVNLELYPTECSDEIIQLEDFLRCSGFSSQSSDGDSEDQDVRLRSYVRQFLRLNMNKDLVKNVEMMESQKKTVSFAVQQRKEFLKNKGCTLGFTANKQSLDERRTSIAESPSGSSELKSFTTNGKSDMLRSVNKSVGLILNYWRIETVKDEQVQDNRNECTQLCLSNLCPALYAIMCDGLRPNINSSFGPLANSVWQVVEASSQQGPLTKTLNELVQKINGEDFVTEGMLKFHAFVFGLLNLRALDAWFAYLCTRESILRKHYSRSSLFVSSLACVNAREMVDALLDILQPLALCPFQLDMLYQYRQLHNSLGHMNNHLTNATVGLKSVDSTEVRGPSKREFFNNIVSPVKVRPRSCVDYAKGGNMQGILHEANLNNTIKKRWSNLPSGSKLIQAFDKLTLEDSEDYTDSLEHSPLKVGAPQNVSAKIKSPPISTGKVENEEMYPGGVKFKKLQEKWELMIGKEENKEQPIARSPESPARTPTNSGKSKIPRLLPSPTKQPMNVLSAIPKSSKSTTTGIPLLKKSAAIGQKIVNKQSSEIRKDLAGGRTSRLDQETGGIPRTHFARPSSLPYRPPHGGGTKEKCSTSPHRRAASTSLPRPTAVMRNAKIGTTKPPLKEVKTLTHRLPSDNGHLSFSEGEKLTVILEVDNKWLLCLRGEHKGLVPRSCVHAVQT is encoded by the exons ATGATGCTAGTGCTTCTTTTGTGCGTCATAATGAAGATAGCAGAGTTTTCAGTTGGGCGCAGCGAACTAGCGCCGTCCAAGTCGGTGCGCCCGGTTCGATCGGCTTCGCCGTCTGGCAATAAGCGAAAGCGACGTCATCGCCCATATAACCGGAAGCTGAGCGAGAAATGTGACTGTATTTTACAGAAAT GTGGGTCGAGGGATGCTGCCATGGATGAACCACATACACCTGGATCTGACTGTAATTCCAACCCATCCATGGATCCGTCATCTCAAGATCTCATAACTTCAGAGTTCGTTCACGACAACATGGACTATCAATGGTTCGCCGATTGTGG TTATAGGGACACAGGGCTGCATGTACACTCGAGTGTATTGTCCTCGCTATCCGCTTCGTATACTTGTGACGATCTGAGATATGATGCCGAGTGTCGATACCTTGATGCAAATTTCGCTGAAATTGATATGGAAAGTTTCCGGACTGCAGACATCCACTCTTTGCTCACTCTTCCCGTAATATGTACCGATCCTGTGCAGCACTCAGAG GGAGAAGATTCTGCGTGTTCGACAACAGATACCATGTCCATATGCAAGTCGTCACTACTCTTCTCTCCTGTCAAGGAGACACCTGTGCTGCCACCAGGTGGCAGTTACAGCGTCGATTCCCTGGACTGTGAAGACGTTTTACTGACATGCCAAGCCCACAACAAAATTAACTACACAATTGCTTTTGAGGGGAGTATGACTATGTATTCCGACGGTTCGCAAGACTTTGAAAATCAAG aaaaacaaaatattcgtCAAATCCCAGATTTCTATTATGACAAAAAGttgaacttgaaaaatatgtttggCCTTTCAATGGCTAAATCAGACTCCAAAGTCTACACCACTTGGAGTAACTTGAAACATAGTCCAGCAAATAACGTTATGACTCGTCATCCATCTGGCAACAATAATACAATGCCCAATTTTCTCCAAGCAAACGGACAGCTGAATTtaaacttgaataaaaaaagtcaGAGTCTACCAGACCTCACGCAAACTCGAGAGCTGAGCCGGTATCCTCTTAACTTTTCT GTTGATTCGGCTGAATCAAATAATCACGTGGGCAATTTGCAAAGTTCAGGGTCAATCATCAGTCGTTCGATCAATGAAGATAGTTCCGAAAGCACGGACCACAtctcgacaaaaaaaaagctccAAAATTTGAGCCTAGTGAAACGTTTCATGAAGCAAAAAAGTATGAGTGCAGAAGGAATGAGTATGACCCTTGATCAATCGGGCTCAGCTAGCGACAGTGGTTGGCCAACAAGTAACAGTGAAAGTGGCAGCGGTAGTGGAACTCGTACTCAAATACATCAGcataatatcaataatacCTGTAATAATTTGACTTTGGAGAAtgatttttctataaattgGGTAAAGTCTgactattacaataataaaggAACAGAGCATACTTTTGCTGGTGAAGATTTTGACAATATTATAAGGAAACAATCACCGTTGTTGGAGGAATTTGAAGGAGAATTACAGTCTTCCGCATCTATTGAAGAATTGTCAGAGAgcatttcgaaaattgaatccATGGACGGCAGCAGGTGCGAGAAACACGAAAATTCTTTTCTGGAAGATACTGTTACGCAATCAAATACAGAACAGATAAACTCTTCCAGTAAGAATTCGCCACTTTCAAAAACCACTGGAACACAGGTGTTCACTCAAGTCGAGGACAATAGCGTCCAAACATCATTAATATATCTTACCAAAGACAAAAATTACCCATCGATTTGTGAAACCACCATTGAAAAAAGGCCGGCCTACATTGTTTACCCAAATTACACTCTACCAGACTTGTCGTTTTTGCAACTTGGACAGGGTAAATTTGACAAAGTAGCGTTAAGACCTCAGTGTTTTGACAGGGACCGAAGTAGATGGAGAAAGTACAACAAGTCCAACAGGCCATTCTCCTGCAATGACCTCGATGCCATGAAGCAGCGTGGATTCTCGCACATCAAAGATTGGGAGTCCCTGACGTTTCTGTTACCTGCGGAATATAAAAGAATTCTCCATGACGTTCCCGAAGCCTCAAAGCATGTCAAGCTAGCcgaggaaacaaaaaaaccacTATTCTGTTTGTCCCCGCAAATGCGGCACCGTGCTCGTATTATCGACGAGGCTACCCCAGATAATATTTCCTCTGCCAGTAGTATAGGCACACAACCGTCTTCAGGTTATAGAGGATCCTCAACAATTCTAACAGATTCATTGATCAATCAGCAAGGTGTACCAAATAATAGCAATCCCCTCTATTTATATCGATATGATAGTGCAAGCTCCGAAGCAAGCCTGACCTCCCAAGATACAAAGCAGTATAGGCCCTCCTGTAAACCAAAGATTAACGCACCGACCCTGCCTAAACGGTCCATCTCGCTGCCTCACGGAGACCGCGAAACTCGTTGCAACACGAAAGCACCTCCTCGACCTCCCCTTCCGAGAGGAATTTTGAGAAAAGACAAACTGACTAATAACAAAAGGTATAGCATGTTCGAGATGGGTGGTGTCAAAGAAGTGGAAAATCAACAGGTCACACctgaaacaaataaaagaaTGTCTCTGCAAGAACCTTACTACCTCAACAACGATCATCAGTCGCAGCAAATTCGTAGGTTAATTGATTCCGAAAAAGATGTTGATGAAGTAGAGGAACGTCTGTATTATGCAG AGCGATTGAAAGAGTCTGAAAATTGTGTTAATTTAGAACTGTATCCAACTGAATGCAGTGACGAAATTATACAGTTGGAAGATTTTCTAAGGTGCAGCGGGTTTTCTTCACAAAGTAGCGACGGCGATAGCGAAGATCAAGACGTAAGGCTCAGGTCCTATGTTAGACAATTCTTGCGACTAAATATGAACAAAGatttggtgaaaaatgttgagaTGATGGAATCTCAGAAAAAGACTGTGAGCTTCGCAGTACAACAAAGGAaagaatttctcaaaaataaG GGTTGCACTCTAGGTTTCACAGCAAACAAACAGTCACTGGACGAAAGGAGGACATCTATTGCTGAGTCTCCCAGTGGCAGCAGTGAATTAAAATCCTTTACTACGAACGGAAAAAGTG ATATGCTCAGGTCTGTCAACAAGTCTGTGGGTCTAATATTGAACTACTGGCGTATAGAAACAGTCAAGGATGAACAGGTTCAAGATAATAGAAACGAGTGCACCCAACTCTGTCTGAGTAACTTGTGTCCTGCCTTATACGCTATCATGTGCGACGGTTTGCGGCCAAACATTAATTCGTCTTTCGGACCCTTAGCTAATAGTGTCTGGCAAGTGGTCGAGGCATCTTCTCAACAAGGCCCGTTAACTAAAACTCTGAACGAATTGGTACAAAAGATAAATGGTGAAGACTTTGTCACAGAAGGAATGCTCAAGTTCCACGCATTTGTGTTTGGCTTGCTGAA CTTGAGGGCACTGGATGCTTGGTTTGCATATTTGTGCACACGGGAATCTATCTTACGAAAGCACTACTCCAGAAGCAGTTTATTTGTTAGTTCTCTCGCCTGCGTTAATGCCCGAGAAATGGTGGATGCACTTTTGGACATTCTTCAACCTCTTGCATTGTGCCCGTTTCAACTGGATATGCTGTATCAGTACCGTCAACTTCACAACAGCTTGGGGCATATGAACAATCATCTAACAAAC GCTACTGTAGGCTTAAAATCTGTGGATTCGACAGAAGTGAGAGGTCCAAGTAAacgagaatttttcaacaatattgtTAGTCCTGTCAAGGTAAGACCACGATCCTGTGTAGACTATGCAAAAGGGGGAAATATGCAAGGTATCCTGCATGAGGCTAACTTGAACAACACTATTAAAAAACGTTGGAGTAATCTTCCATCTGGTTCAAAACTGATCCAAGCATTTGACAAGCTCACTTTAGAAGACTCCGAAGATTATACTGATAGTCTTGAACATTCGCCATTGAAAGTGGGGGCTCCTCAAAACGTTTCAGCTAAAATCAAATCTCCCCCAATTTCTACTGGTAAAGttgaaaatgaggaaatgTATCCCGGTGGtgtcaaattcaaaaaactgCAAGAAAAGTGGGAGCTCATGATtggaaaagaggaaaataaagagCAACCTATCGCCCGATCACCCGAATCTCCGGCTCGAACGCCAACAAATTCGGGGAAGTCAAAAATTCCCCGATTGCTGCCTTCCCCTACGAAACAGCCTATGAACGTGTTATCTGCCATTCCAAAAAGTTCGAAATCAACAACAACTGGTATAcctttgttgaaaaaatctgctgcaattggacaaaaaatcgtaaataaacAGTCCAGTGAAATCCGTAAAGATTTAGCAGGTGGTCGAACCAGTCGTCTTGACCAGGAGACAGGTGGCATTCCACGAACTCATTTTGCGAGGCCGAGTTCTTTGCCATACAGGCCGCCACATGGTGGTGGCACCAAAGAAAAATGCTCGACATCCCCTCATAGAAGAGCCGCGTCTACCTCGTTGCCAAGGCCCACAGCTGTCATGAGAAACGCTAAAATAGGAACGACAAAACCACCTCTCAA AGAAGTCAAGACACTCACCCACAGGTTACCATCGGACAACGGTCATCTTTCATTCAGCGAAGGTGAAAAGCTAACTGTTATTCTTGAAGTAGATAACAAGTGGTTACTTTGTTTGAGAGGTGAACACAAAGGTTTGGTTCCAAGATCGTGCGTGCACGCTGTACAAACCTGA
- the LOC124310162 gene encoding uncharacterized protein LOC124310162 isoform X1 gives MMLVLLLCVIMKIAEFSVGRSELAPSKSVRPVRSASPSGNKRKRRHRPYNRKLSEKCDCILQKCGSRDAAMDEPHTPGSDCNSNPSMDPSSQDLITSEFVHDNMDYQWFADCGYRDTGLHVHSSVLSSLSASYTCDDLRYDAECRYLDANFAEIDMESFRTADIHSLLTLPVICTDPVQHSESNYQRERYASMSGSMMEKLDFDSPISPHTSSQGEDSACSTTDTMSICKSSLLFSPVKETPVLPPGGSYSVDSLDCEDVLLTCQAHNKINYTIAFEGSMTMYSDGSQDFENQEKQNIRQIPDFYYDKKLNLKNMFGLSMAKSDSKVYTTWSNLKHSPANNVMTRHPSGNNNTMPNFLQANGQLNLNLNKKSQSLPDLTQTRELSRYPLNFSVDSAESNNHVGNLQSSGSIISRSINEDSSESTDHISTKKKLQNLSLVKRFMKQKSMSAEGMSMTLDQSGSASDSGWPTSNSESGSGSGTRTQIHQHNINNTCNNLTLENDFSINWVKSDYYNNKGTEHTFAGEDFDNIIRKQSPLLEEFEGELQSSASIEELSESISKIESMDGSRCEKHENSFLEDTVTQSNTEQINSSSKNSPLSKTTGTQVFTQVEDNSVQTSLIYLTKDKNYPSICETTIEKRPAYIVYPNYTLPDLSFLQLGQGKFDKVALRPQCFDRDRSRWRKYNKSNRPFSCNDLDAMKQRGFSHIKDWESLTFLLPAEYKRILHDVPEASKHVKLAEETKKPLFCLSPQMRHRARIIDEATPDNISSASSIGTQPSSGYRGSSTILTDSLINQQGVPNNSNPLYLYRYDSASSEASLTSQDTKQYRPSCKPKINAPTLPKRSISLPHGDRETRCNTKAPPRPPLPRGILRKDKLTNNKRYSMFEMGGVKEVENQQVTPETNKRMSLQEPYYLNNDHQSQQIRRLIDSEKDVDEVEERLYYAERLKESENCVNLELYPTECSDEIIQLEDFLRCSGFSSQSSDGDSEDQDVRLRSYVRQFLRLNMNKDLVKNVEMMESQKKTVSFAVQQRKEFLKNKGCTLGFTANKQSLDERRTSIAESPSGSSELKSFTTNGKSDMLRSVNKSVGLILNYWRIETVKDEQVQDNRNECTQLCLSNLCPALYAIMCDGLRPNINSSFGPLANSVWQVVEASSQQGPLTKTLNELVQKINGEDFVTEGMLKFHAFVFGLLNLRALDAWFAYLCTRESILRKHYSRSSLFVSSLACVNAREMVDALLDILQPLALCPFQLDMLYQYRQLHNSLGHMNNHLTNATVGLKSVDSTEVRGPSKREFFNNIVSPVKVRPRSCVDYAKGGNMQGILHEANLNNTIKKRWSNLPSGSKLIQAFDKLTLEDSEDYTDSLEHSPLKVGAPQNVSAKIKSPPISTGKVENEEMYPGGVKFKKLQEKWELMIGKEENKEQPIARSPESPARTPTNSGKSKIPRLLPSPTKQPMNVLSAIPKSSKSTTTGIPLLKKSAAIGQKIVNKQSSEIRKDLAGGRTSRLDQETGGIPRTHFARPSSLPYRPPHGGGTKEKCSTSPHRRAASTSLPRPTAVMRNAKIGTTKPPLKEVKTLTHRLPSDNGHLSFSEGEKLTVILEVDNKWLLCLRGEHKGLVPRSCVHAVQT, from the exons ATGATGCTAGTGCTTCTTTTGTGCGTCATAATGAAGATAGCAGAGTTTTCAGTTGGGCGCAGCGAACTAGCGCCGTCCAAGTCGGTGCGCCCGGTTCGATCGGCTTCGCCGTCTGGCAATAAGCGAAAGCGACGTCATCGCCCATATAACCGGAAGCTGAGCGAGAAATGTGACTGTATTTTACAGAAAT GTGGGTCGAGGGATGCTGCCATGGATGAACCACATACACCTGGATCTGACTGTAATTCCAACCCATCCATGGATCCGTCATCTCAAGATCTCATAACTTCAGAGTTCGTTCACGACAACATGGACTATCAATGGTTCGCCGATTGTGG TTATAGGGACACAGGGCTGCATGTACACTCGAGTGTATTGTCCTCGCTATCCGCTTCGTATACTTGTGACGATCTGAGATATGATGCCGAGTGTCGATACCTTGATGCAAATTTCGCTGAAATTGATATGGAAAGTTTCCGGACTGCAGACATCCACTCTTTGCTCACTCTTCCCGTAATATGTACCGATCCTGTGCAGCACTCAGAG TCAAACTATCAAAGGGAAAGATATGCCAGCATGTCTGGCTCTATGATGGAAAAACTTGACTTTGATTCTCCCATCAGCCCCCATACTAGCAGCCAG GGAGAAGATTCTGCGTGTTCGACAACAGATACCATGTCCATATGCAAGTCGTCACTACTCTTCTCTCCTGTCAAGGAGACACCTGTGCTGCCACCAGGTGGCAGTTACAGCGTCGATTCCCTGGACTGTGAAGACGTTTTACTGACATGCCAAGCCCACAACAAAATTAACTACACAATTGCTTTTGAGGGGAGTATGACTATGTATTCCGACGGTTCGCAAGACTTTGAAAATCAAG aaaaacaaaatattcgtCAAATCCCAGATTTCTATTATGACAAAAAGttgaacttgaaaaatatgtttggCCTTTCAATGGCTAAATCAGACTCCAAAGTCTACACCACTTGGAGTAACTTGAAACATAGTCCAGCAAATAACGTTATGACTCGTCATCCATCTGGCAACAATAATACAATGCCCAATTTTCTCCAAGCAAACGGACAGCTGAATTtaaacttgaataaaaaaagtcaGAGTCTACCAGACCTCACGCAAACTCGAGAGCTGAGCCGGTATCCTCTTAACTTTTCT GTTGATTCGGCTGAATCAAATAATCACGTGGGCAATTTGCAAAGTTCAGGGTCAATCATCAGTCGTTCGATCAATGAAGATAGTTCCGAAAGCACGGACCACAtctcgacaaaaaaaaagctccAAAATTTGAGCCTAGTGAAACGTTTCATGAAGCAAAAAAGTATGAGTGCAGAAGGAATGAGTATGACCCTTGATCAATCGGGCTCAGCTAGCGACAGTGGTTGGCCAACAAGTAACAGTGAAAGTGGCAGCGGTAGTGGAACTCGTACTCAAATACATCAGcataatatcaataatacCTGTAATAATTTGACTTTGGAGAAtgatttttctataaattgGGTAAAGTCTgactattacaataataaaggAACAGAGCATACTTTTGCTGGTGAAGATTTTGACAATATTATAAGGAAACAATCACCGTTGTTGGAGGAATTTGAAGGAGAATTACAGTCTTCCGCATCTATTGAAGAATTGTCAGAGAgcatttcgaaaattgaatccATGGACGGCAGCAGGTGCGAGAAACACGAAAATTCTTTTCTGGAAGATACTGTTACGCAATCAAATACAGAACAGATAAACTCTTCCAGTAAGAATTCGCCACTTTCAAAAACCACTGGAACACAGGTGTTCACTCAAGTCGAGGACAATAGCGTCCAAACATCATTAATATATCTTACCAAAGACAAAAATTACCCATCGATTTGTGAAACCACCATTGAAAAAAGGCCGGCCTACATTGTTTACCCAAATTACACTCTACCAGACTTGTCGTTTTTGCAACTTGGACAGGGTAAATTTGACAAAGTAGCGTTAAGACCTCAGTGTTTTGACAGGGACCGAAGTAGATGGAGAAAGTACAACAAGTCCAACAGGCCATTCTCCTGCAATGACCTCGATGCCATGAAGCAGCGTGGATTCTCGCACATCAAAGATTGGGAGTCCCTGACGTTTCTGTTACCTGCGGAATATAAAAGAATTCTCCATGACGTTCCCGAAGCCTCAAAGCATGTCAAGCTAGCcgaggaaacaaaaaaaccacTATTCTGTTTGTCCCCGCAAATGCGGCACCGTGCTCGTATTATCGACGAGGCTACCCCAGATAATATTTCCTCTGCCAGTAGTATAGGCACACAACCGTCTTCAGGTTATAGAGGATCCTCAACAATTCTAACAGATTCATTGATCAATCAGCAAGGTGTACCAAATAATAGCAATCCCCTCTATTTATATCGATATGATAGTGCAAGCTCCGAAGCAAGCCTGACCTCCCAAGATACAAAGCAGTATAGGCCCTCCTGTAAACCAAAGATTAACGCACCGACCCTGCCTAAACGGTCCATCTCGCTGCCTCACGGAGACCGCGAAACTCGTTGCAACACGAAAGCACCTCCTCGACCTCCCCTTCCGAGAGGAATTTTGAGAAAAGACAAACTGACTAATAACAAAAGGTATAGCATGTTCGAGATGGGTGGTGTCAAAGAAGTGGAAAATCAACAGGTCACACctgaaacaaataaaagaaTGTCTCTGCAAGAACCTTACTACCTCAACAACGATCATCAGTCGCAGCAAATTCGTAGGTTAATTGATTCCGAAAAAGATGTTGATGAAGTAGAGGAACGTCTGTATTATGCAG AGCGATTGAAAGAGTCTGAAAATTGTGTTAATTTAGAACTGTATCCAACTGAATGCAGTGACGAAATTATACAGTTGGAAGATTTTCTAAGGTGCAGCGGGTTTTCTTCACAAAGTAGCGACGGCGATAGCGAAGATCAAGACGTAAGGCTCAGGTCCTATGTTAGACAATTCTTGCGACTAAATATGAACAAAGatttggtgaaaaatgttgagaTGATGGAATCTCAGAAAAAGACTGTGAGCTTCGCAGTACAACAAAGGAaagaatttctcaaaaataaG GGTTGCACTCTAGGTTTCACAGCAAACAAACAGTCACTGGACGAAAGGAGGACATCTATTGCTGAGTCTCCCAGTGGCAGCAGTGAATTAAAATCCTTTACTACGAACGGAAAAAGTG ATATGCTCAGGTCTGTCAACAAGTCTGTGGGTCTAATATTGAACTACTGGCGTATAGAAACAGTCAAGGATGAACAGGTTCAAGATAATAGAAACGAGTGCACCCAACTCTGTCTGAGTAACTTGTGTCCTGCCTTATACGCTATCATGTGCGACGGTTTGCGGCCAAACATTAATTCGTCTTTCGGACCCTTAGCTAATAGTGTCTGGCAAGTGGTCGAGGCATCTTCTCAACAAGGCCCGTTAACTAAAACTCTGAACGAATTGGTACAAAAGATAAATGGTGAAGACTTTGTCACAGAAGGAATGCTCAAGTTCCACGCATTTGTGTTTGGCTTGCTGAA CTTGAGGGCACTGGATGCTTGGTTTGCATATTTGTGCACACGGGAATCTATCTTACGAAAGCACTACTCCAGAAGCAGTTTATTTGTTAGTTCTCTCGCCTGCGTTAATGCCCGAGAAATGGTGGATGCACTTTTGGACATTCTTCAACCTCTTGCATTGTGCCCGTTTCAACTGGATATGCTGTATCAGTACCGTCAACTTCACAACAGCTTGGGGCATATGAACAATCATCTAACAAAC GCTACTGTAGGCTTAAAATCTGTGGATTCGACAGAAGTGAGAGGTCCAAGTAAacgagaatttttcaacaatattgtTAGTCCTGTCAAGGTAAGACCACGATCCTGTGTAGACTATGCAAAAGGGGGAAATATGCAAGGTATCCTGCATGAGGCTAACTTGAACAACACTATTAAAAAACGTTGGAGTAATCTTCCATCTGGTTCAAAACTGATCCAAGCATTTGACAAGCTCACTTTAGAAGACTCCGAAGATTATACTGATAGTCTTGAACATTCGCCATTGAAAGTGGGGGCTCCTCAAAACGTTTCAGCTAAAATCAAATCTCCCCCAATTTCTACTGGTAAAGttgaaaatgaggaaatgTATCCCGGTGGtgtcaaattcaaaaaactgCAAGAAAAGTGGGAGCTCATGATtggaaaagaggaaaataaagagCAACCTATCGCCCGATCACCCGAATCTCCGGCTCGAACGCCAACAAATTCGGGGAAGTCAAAAATTCCCCGATTGCTGCCTTCCCCTACGAAACAGCCTATGAACGTGTTATCTGCCATTCCAAAAAGTTCGAAATCAACAACAACTGGTATAcctttgttgaaaaaatctgctgcaattggacaaaaaatcgtaaataaacAGTCCAGTGAAATCCGTAAAGATTTAGCAGGTGGTCGAACCAGTCGTCTTGACCAGGAGACAGGTGGCATTCCACGAACTCATTTTGCGAGGCCGAGTTCTTTGCCATACAGGCCGCCACATGGTGGTGGCACCAAAGAAAAATGCTCGACATCCCCTCATAGAAGAGCCGCGTCTACCTCGTTGCCAAGGCCCACAGCTGTCATGAGAAACGCTAAAATAGGAACGACAAAACCACCTCTCAA AGAAGTCAAGACACTCACCCACAGGTTACCATCGGACAACGGTCATCTTTCATTCAGCGAAGGTGAAAAGCTAACTGTTATTCTTGAAGTAGATAACAAGTGGTTACTTTGTTTGAGAGGTGAACACAAAGGTTTGGTTCCAAGATCGTGCGTGCACGCTGTACAAACCTGA